A stretch of the Rosa rugosa chromosome 5, drRosRugo1.1, whole genome shotgun sequence genome encodes the following:
- the LOC133709658 gene encoding peptidyl-prolyl cis-trans isomerase CYP21-4, whose amino-acid sequence MARIKPQALLLQSKKKKGPTRISVTTIVLCNLIIALIALSLVATYRYWSRRSLDHTGSDFSAAEEMDAFSKKDDLPGYAILNTSKGLITVELYKDGSPEVVDRFLDLCQKGHFKGMPFSHVIKHYVIKGGDSQGLGVAEDWISKGKLRSQLVTSPKHEAFMLGTTKNKLENKGFELVITTAPIPDLNDKLIVFGRVIKGEDVVQEIEEVDTDEHYRPKSHVGITSVTLKREI is encoded by the exons ATGGCTCGGATAAAGCCGCAGGCTCTGTTACTTCAGagcaagaagaaaaaaggaCCGACTCGAATCAGTGTCACTACCATAGTTCTGTGCAATCTAATCATCGCTTTGATCGCCTTGTCCTTGGTCGCCACTTATCGCTATTGGTCCAGAAG GTCACTGGATCATACCGGGTCTGACTTTTCTGCTGCAGAG GAAATGGATGCGTTTTCGAAGAAGGATGATCTTCCCGGTTATGCT ATTTTAAACACATCAAAAGGTTTAATCACAGTGGAACTTTACAAGGATGGTTCTCCAGAGGTTGTGGATAGATTTCTTGACTTGTG TCAAAAGGGACACTTCAAAGGGATGCCCTTCAGTCATGTAATCAAACACTATGTAATTAAAGGAGGAGATTCCCAGGGACTTGGAGTGGCTGAAGATTGGATATCAAAAGGGAAGCTTCGTAGTCAACTTGTGACAAG TCCAAAGCATGAAGCTTTTATGCTTGGAACTACGAAGAATAAACTAGAGAACAAAGGATTTGAGCTAGTTATCACGACGGCACCTATACCAGATTTAAATGACAAGCTTATTGTGTTTGGACGTGTCATCAAAGGAGAGGATGTGGTGCAG GAAATTGAAGAGGTTGATACAGATGAACATTATCGGCCTAAATCTCATGTAGGGATCACCAGTGTGACTCTAAAACGTGAGATATAA
- the LOC133711255 gene encoding uncharacterized protein LOC133711255: MMMELAGGFKAKHGHFRAGLDSGEILVIKLPDVKVLRIICRSVFLALVMLTLPCIGSIFKRVTVSELESSGSEIFKFEQLGLLFNDLAGEGLRREGDKSLIVSPGNVGMIHAIRGLNIDDNGFEIAMDSDSERKSSVKDESVDFVFAFDLGDAKFVDRVLKVGGIVAVPLSNDPSNAFSKKSNYKIVYLRRYASIFVAMRKTGPAGELQENPGRRRLCQFGSGAKEAVLQGLEDVLLEPPRRALAKSSQYLKKMKFLPYLLGNSLENYERRVFVNVDLNEKKGGAIEWFHQNYPKMNTDFEVHNLEIEEQQDEEASSKPQTDVSDWLKENVKEEDYVVMKAEAEVVVDMMQKSTICLVDELFLECNNEWWQNGKSDKSKRAYWECIALHGRLRDLGVAVHQWFL, encoded by the coding sequence ATGATGATGGAATTGGCCGGCGGTTTTAAGGCCAAGCACGGTCATTTCAGGGCCGGACTGGATTCCGGCGAGATTTTGGTGATCAAGCTGCCTGATGTGAAGGTACTGCGTATTATTTGCCGGTCAGTTTTTCTGGCTTTGGTTATGCTCACACTGCCCTGCATTGGGTCTATTTTTAAGCGTGTAACTGTTTCTGAATTGGAAAGTAGTGGGTCTGAAATTTTCAAATTTGAGCAATTGGGTTTGCTTTTCAATGATTTGGCTGGTGAAGGCCTTCGCAGGGAGGGTGACAAGTCTCTCATTGTGAGTCCTGGCAATGTTGGTATGATTCATGCTATTCGTGGTTTGAATATTGATGATAATGGATTTGAAATTGCTATGGATTCTGATTCGGAGAGAAAGAGCTCGGTCAAGGACGAGTCTGTGGATTTTGTTTTCGCATTTGATTTAGGTGATGCTAAATTTGTGGATCGCGTCTTGAAAGTTGGTGGCATTGTTGCTGTTCCTCTAAGCAATGACCCTTCAAATGCTTTTAGCAAAAAATCCAATTACAAGATTGTGTATCTTCGCCGATACGCTTCAATTTTTGTGGCAATGAGGAAGACCGGTCCGGCTGGTGAGCTGCAGGAGAATCCCGGCCGCCGGCGGCTTTGCCAATTTGGAAGTGGGGCCAAGGAGGCCGTCCTGCAGGGTCTTGAAGATGTGTTGCTTGAGCCACCAAGACGTGCTTTGGCAAAATCAAGCCAGtacttgaagaagatgaagttcCTTCCTTACCTGTTGGGGAATTCTCTTGAAAATTACGAGCGCCGTGTGTTTGTTAATGTGGACTTGAATGAGAAAAAAGGTGGCGCAATTGAATGGTTTCATCAAAACTACCCGAAAATGAATACGGATTTTGAAGTACACAACCTTGAAATAGAAGAACAACAAGACGAAGAAGCTTCAAGCAAGCCGCAGACTGATGTTTCGGATTGGCTAAAGGAGAATGTGAAGGAAGAGGACTATGTTGTGAtgaaagcagaagcagaagttGTTGTGGATATGATGCAGAAGAGCACAATCTGTCTGGTGGATGAGTTGTTTTTGGAGTGTAACAATGAATGGTGGCAGAATGGAAAGAGTGACAAGAGCAAGAGAGCTTATTGGGAGTGCATTGCTCTACATGGAAGGCTAAGGGATCTAGGAGTTGCTGTGCACCAGTGGTTTCTATAA
- the LOC133710421 gene encoding uncharacterized protein LOC133710421, with product MNSLDSPQPQEEDPLLKFIDYARSALSPEIDEDSDPNGNGPETAPPSWNWIASRILKTCSAYSSGVTAAILLSDLSQAWHEQNRGRPVKKMPECVKQLRKKNKRRKLSNTVTIDSIYEKNFLSLNSVLEAVIVNVFVLPGTNIYMLSLGDFWSTNTIDLYLHRRYYDLINPTNGILKKGRQIFLTGCHLRAAAGGGSRCPRLLPTEYLVILLDEDDDGDAMLLGAQFCSDSFSSISLDAFSKNVSYSLYARIELIGPLEVRGKFGTLQRKQITLVDDDGAKLQFLLWGDQVVLANLFSVGSMLALDKPYIASSADSAAETSAEVSLEFGSATQLFLVPFVQHKEQVCVSLTPSRHQGSRLLSTLDPSQSTQVSQVSLPCDSQGSIDFSSYPFQSYITDLRDKMTGVSLYGVVTSIIKERCTTEAIFSLQIEDTTGTIWTKLHFVKYWSLGRLSLGHTVYISGLTCSMKKRKGFQLNRCHDGLEAIWSENTGGASFFNLSSLPALLNSSCLHKLTKLSDLSSQASCTQIVHVQLEMVQFHLSTRLSHAVCGHFVTEQPMGVSKCSFCNENCDEVIRTFLLKMTLADKSGKVFAWCTGHTATEILQISPDEFFELPEEEQVIYPASLDNERFMVAIVNCKRQGSGPGDALVLATEGISWEITRALKCD from the exons atgaactcactcGACTCGCCGCAACCACAAGAAGAAGACCCACTCCTCAAATTCATCGATTACGCCAGGTCCGCTCTCTCCCCTGAAATCGACGAAGATTCGGATCCCAACGGAAATGGGCCGGAGACCGCCCCGCCCAGCTGGAATTGGATCGCCTCTCGGATTCTCAAGACCTGCAGCGCCTACTCCAGCGGCGTTACGGCCGCGATTTTGCTCTCCGATCTCTCACAG GCATGGCATGAGCAAAATAGGGGCAGGCCTGTGAAGAAAATGCCGGAATGCGTGAAGCAATTGCGAAAGAAGAATAAGCGAAGGAAGCTTTCAAACACTGTGACTATTGATTCCATTTACGAGAAGAATTTCTTGTCCTTGAATAGTGTGTTGGAAGCAGTGATTGTCAACGTTTTTGTTCTCCCTG GCACCAACATTTATATGCTTTCCCTGGGGGACTTTTGGAGCACCAATACCATTGATCTTTATCTCCACCGCAG GTACTATGACTTGATAAATCCTACTAATGGGATTCTCAAGAAAGGAAGGCAGATCTTCCTCACGGGGTGCCATCTTCGTGCTGCTGCTGGAGGAGGGTCTCGTTGTCCTCGACTGTTGCCAACAGAATATCTAGTGATATTGTTGGATGAG gatgatgatggtgatgcaATGCTGCTAGGAGCTCAGTTTTGTTCAGATTCATTCTCCTCAATTTCTCTTGATGCATTTAGTAAAAACGTTTCTTATTCATTGTATGCAAG AATTGAGCTCATTGGCCCACTGGAAGTTCGAGGAAAGTTTGGAACTTTACAAAGGAAACAAATCACTCTTGTAGATGATGATGGTGCCAAGTTGCAATTTCTGCTGTGGGGTGACCAGGTTGTCCTGGCAAATCTTTTCAG TGTGGGAAGTATGCTTGCACTGGATAAACCATATATTGCAAGTTCTGCAGACAGTGCTGCTGAAACAAGTGCTGAAGTTTCCCTTGAATTTGGTAGTGCAACACAATTGTTTTTGGTGCCTTTTGTTCAACACAAGGAACAA GTATGTGTATCACTGACACCAAGCCGCCATCAAGGATCAAGACTGCTAAGCACATTAGATCCCAGTCAGAGTACACAAGTTTCTCAAGTTTCCTTGCCCTGTGATTCACAAGGGTCTATTGATTTTAGTAGTTATCCTTTTCAA TCCTACATTACCGATCTTCGTGACAAGATGACAGGCGTCAGCCTTTACGGTGTTGTTACAAGTATCATCAAAGAAAGATGTACTACAGAAGCTATCTTCTCATTGCAAATTGAAGATACCACTGGAACAATTTGGACTAAATTACATTTTGTGAAATATTG GTCACTGGGAAGATTAAGCCTTGGCCACACCGTCTACATATCAGGTCTGACATGCTCTATGAAAAAGCGGAAGGG GTTCCAACTAAACAGATGCCATGATGGCCTAGAAGCAATATGGTCCGAGAATACTGGTGGAGCTTCTTTCTTCAACCTTAGTAGCTTGCCAGCACTGCTAAACTCATCTTGTCTTCATAAACTAACAAAGCTCTCTGATCTGTCCAGCCAGGCTAGCTGTACTCAG ATAGTTCATGTTCAGCTTGAAATGGTTCAATTTCATCTCAGTACAAGGTTGTCACATGCCGTATGTGGTCATTTTGTTACCGAGCAACCCATGGGAGTTTCTAAATGCAGCTTCTGTAATGAGAATTGTGATGAAGTAATTCGCACTTTCCTCCTGAAAATGACTCTTGCTGACAAGAGTGGGAAAGTTTTTGCATGGTGTACTGGTCATACTGCTACAGAGATCCTGCAAATATCTCCTGATGAATTCTTTGAACTACCTGAG GAAGAACAAGTTATCTATCCCGCTTCATTAGATAATGAGAGGTTCATGGTTGCAATTGTTAACTGCAAAAGGCAAGGTTCTGGACCTGGTGATGCTCTGGTGCTAGCAACTGAGGGAATCTCATGGGAGATTACTCGTGCACTGAAGTGCGATTAA